One Brassica napus cultivar Da-Ae chromosome C2, Da-Ae, whole genome shotgun sequence DNA window includes the following coding sequences:
- the LOC125582448 gene encoding uncharacterized protein LOC125582448 has translation MKSQPSRQQGALPGKPEQNPKETMKAITLRSGKQLSPRILTKDGEKQGGEVAINIDDEEVVIVDEKVDEEILEKIVEAKGKGKVGEEKRTVKHGETAIPTKDSSFVPPPYEPKLPFPRRFKRQLLEKYKALFEKQMSEVHITMPIIDAFMLVPQYSKFLKDAVAAKKKEMEGMMILTHECSATIQRLDVPRKLVDPGCFTLPCALGPMVFEQCLCDLGASVSLMHLSIAKKLGFTQYKKCKLSLVLADRSVKIHVGILEDLPLMVGNFEIPTDFVVLEMGEEAQDPLILGRPFLATAGAIVNPTIQNQVFYIDEMDALADELLEELALEDSLQHALTIEREVQVIENKESDVYVKMLDSHKGISGEGQNEELTYEAHHASSATQQENNQEDDWSELKAPKVELKPLPHSVRYAFLGPNETYPVIVSSELSEDELSKLLNELKKYRKAIGYSLY, from the exons ATGAAGTCACAACCAAGTCGCCAACAAGGGGCATTACCTGGAAAGCCAGAGCAAAATCCCAAGGAAACTATGAAAGCAATCACCCTACGGAGTGGTAAACAGTTATCTCCAAGAATTCTCACCAAGGATGGTGAAAAGCAAGGTGGGGAGGTGGCTATCAACATTGATGATGAGGAGGTGGTGATTGTAGATGAGAAGGTTGATGAAGAGATTCTAGAAAAGATTGTTGAAGctaagggtaaaggaaaggttggagaagagaagaggacaGTGAAACATGGTGAAACTGCTATTCCAACAAAGGACtcctcttttgttcctcctccctatgagccaAAGCTACCATTCCCTAGAAGATTCAAAAGACAGCTATTGGAGAAGTACAAGGCACTCTTTGAGaaacaaatgagtgaagttcatatcacaatgcccatcattgatgctttTATGCTGGTTCCTCAATACAGCAAATTCTTGAAAGatgctgtagctgcaaagaagaaagagatggagggcatgatgatCCTTACCCACGAGTGCAGTGCCACTATCCAGAGGTTAGATGTTCCAAGGAAGCTAGTGGATCCAGGATGTTTCACCTTACCTTGTGCTCtaggacctatggtatttgaacAGTGTCTTTGCGATCTTGgggctagtgtcagcttgatgcatttgtctattgcaaagaagcttggctTTACTCaatacaagaagtgtaaactctctttgGTGTTGGCTGATAGATCAGTGAAGATTCATGTAGGTATTTTAGAAGACCTCCCCTTGATGGTTGGTAACTTTGAGATCCCtactgattttgttgtgttgGAGATGGGGGAGGAAGCCCAAGACCCTTTGATCCTTGGAAGACCATTTTTAgccacagcaggagctattgtgaat CCAACCATCCAGAACCAAGTTTTCTACATTGATGAAATGGATGCTCTAGCTGATGAGCTTCTAGAGGAGTTGGCACTTGAAGACTctctacagcatgctttaaCAATCGAGAGAGAAGTCCAAGTGATTGAGAACAAGGAAAGTGATGTGTATGTGAAGATGCTGGATTCTCACAAGGGGATTAGTGGTGAGGGTCAGAATGAGGAGCTTACATATGAGGCTCACCATGCTTCCTCGGCCACTCAACAAGAGAACAACCAAGAGGATGATTGGAGTGAACTCAAAgcaccaaaagtggagcttaaacctcttccccataGTGTAAGGTACGCCTTCCTTGGCCCTAATGAAACTTACCCTGTCATAGTGAGTAGTGAGCTTAGTGAAGATGAATTGTCTAAACTtttgaatgaacttaaaaagtatagaaaggCAATAGGCTACTCATTATATTAA